The Deltaproteobacteria bacterium DNA segment CTTTCAGATCCTCGATAACGCATAAATCCCTGAAGGGAACCACTATATGGCTGGCGAACCCCCCTTGAGCTCCCATGCTGTTTCCCGGCATCTGTTGGGCCAGACAACGGTTCCCCCTGCCCATGGCGCAAATGGGGCAGTCATTGCACGGAAGCACCGCCGGTATAAGGACGTCTTTACCCATGGCTTCTTTTGGACCGGCAACCACGGTACCGCTGATTTCATGGCCCAGGACCAGCGGTGGCTCGTTCACCGTTCTTACACTCTCATAAAAGTAGCCTAAATCAGTATGGCACAGCCCACAACCCGCAATCCGGACCAGTGCCTCTCCTTCTTTTAATTCAGGCACGGGAAGTTCGACTCGGGCTAACTTTCCCTCTATAACTTCCCCGGTCTCCTTGTTTTTAGACCACGGCCGGATCATCTGCCAGGCCTGAATCTTTTGCGGTACATTCGTCATGGTTTTCCCCTCTTAAGAAAAAACGCGGTTAAAAAAGATCGTCCAAATCATCCCCGCCAGCGGCGAGGCCGTATATCTGCATGTACTCTGTTTCCCTTTTAGTATACATCTTATCTTTTTCGAACTGGAAAAAACAGGCCCTTGAATCCGCTAACAATTCCTCCTCCAGGGCCGACCTCAGGTTTAAAACCCCTTTTATGGAAAATATCTGTTTCTCCTCATCGGCCAGCAGATAGACACCTTCCATATCCGGAACCTCGTTTATGCCTTCTTTGTCGAATACATGCCATTTTTCCGGCGGGAGCGGGGCCGATTGAATGGCCAATCGAAGATCACAGCTGAGGCATCGGCCAGCCTCCTCCACGGCCATTTCCTTATTAAAACCCAGATCTATCCGATCAAAGGATGAACTCCGGGCTTCAGCACTCAGGTAAGGGGATTTAACCCTGGGCCAGATGGCAAAATCATCCTCCCGGCCCAGTTTTGGCTGTGAACCGACTCTTTCAAAAAAAACTTCATCTATTACCCCGTCGCCACCTAAGTACCGATCAATCGAGGAAGCGGCCCTCCGGCCCGCGGCCACGGCGTCAATTACCGAGCCGGGCACACGAGTCACGTCCCCACCGGCAAAAACACTTGACTCATTTGTCTGCATGGTATCCGGATCCACCTGGATCATACCCTGATAATCAAGTTTAATCCCGGGTTCATCCAGAAAGGCAAGCTCTGTGGTCTGTCCAATTGCCATTAAAACCGTATCCGCTTCAACGGTCCGGGTTTCAGCCTCGTCATAAACCGGTGCAAATCGTCCTTTTTTATCAAAGACGGATGTACATTTTTTCAGTTCCAACCCGGTTACACGTCCATCTTTCCCTAAAAGGCGTTTCAGGCCCCAGCTATTGTGAAATACTACACCTTCGGCCAGAGCGTCATCGCACTCCCATGAATGGGCCGGCATTTCTTCTCTGGATTCGAGGCAGATTAATCGAGCTGATGTCGCGCCCAGCCTCAAGGCGGTCATGGCCGCATCAATGGCCGTATTCCCCCCGCCGATAACTACAACTTCCCCTTTTAACTCCATCGGCCGACCCAGATTGACCTCTTTAAGGAATTCGATTGCCCACCGGACCCCGTCTAACTCCAACCCTTCAATCGCCAGACGCTGGCTTACTTGAGCTCCGACCGAAATGAAAACAGCATTAAAACCCGACTGCTGTAAATCTGCCCATGTTAGGTCACTGCCAACTGAGGTGTTAACCCGAACCTCGATCCCTGTTTTAATAATGGCTTCTATATCTCTGGCCAGTATGTCCTTAGGTAATCTGTATCTGGGAATACCGAACAGCATCATTCCACCCAGCTCAGATTGGGCCTCAAAGACCGTGACCTGGTGACCCTTGTTTTGCAGGTAAAAGGCTGCCGTAAGACCGGCCGGGCCTGAACCGATTACGGCCGCCTTATTTCCAGTCGAATCGGGCTTGGACCTTTTATCTTTCCCAAATCCGGTCTCATTCTCTAGGGTAAATCGTTTAAGAGCACAGATAGCAACCGGTTCATTGACACTCCCCCTGCGGCAGACCTCCTCACACGGATGGGCACAGATCGCCCCCAAAACATTGGGGAAAGGGACTTTTTCTCTGATTACTTTTGCGGCCTCTGTAAATTTACCTTGCTTGATCAAACGTACATAAGCCGGTATATCTATTCCAGCCGGGCAGGCGGCTACGCAAGGTACTAAGACCTCATTTTTTTTCCCGGCCGGTAAACCTTTGTCCATCAAAGCACCCGTCGGGCAGACTTCAACACAAGCCGTACAGAATTTGCATCCGGATTGAGCTAAAGTAGAGGCTGATGTCCCGACAATGACCTCACCCTCGGAATTTAAGACAGCGCCCAGGGCTTCAACGCCTCTCAGATCTCCGCACACCCTGACACACCGGGTGCAGCCGATGCAGAGGTTATAATCGCGTGCAAACAGAGGGTCCTGATCCAAGACCGGCATCGAAGTCGGCGCCCACCTCGGGGTTTCCGCCTTGATACCGATATATTCAGCCACTTTCTGAAGCTCACAGTTTCCGAATTTGTCGCAGCATCGTTCCTCAACCGGCACATTTATCGAGCAGGTTTCTCTGGTGCATCCTTCCCTCTGAGCACAGGTCAGGCAGGCGTGGGGATGCTTGGCCATTATGCTCATCAGGTTGTTCTCGCGAATTTCTTTGACCCGCTCGGTATCGGTCAGGATTGACATCCCGTTTTGCACTATCGTGTCGCATGCCTGAACTATCTCACCGTCTTTTTCTAATTCCACCAGGCAGAGGCGGCATCCCTGAAAACTTTCGTTTGGGCGTTCATTTTCAAAGGCCTGGCTTCCTTGATAGATTTTATCCACTGGTTTCAGAGAGCGGGAAGGGGGCAGGTCCGGATGAGAGCAGAGGCTGGGTATATATATACCCAACCTTTGGGCGGCTAGAAGAATGCTGTCGCCTTGCTGAACCTGAACTCTAGTATTGTTTATGGTTATGCTTAAATCATTCATGAATAATGATTCGGCTTGTATTCCTTACCAGGAATGCCGCAAAGCCCCGGGTTTGCAAGCTTCGATACAAGGCAGAACCGGCCGGTCAGAAACCGGCTTACAGGGTGAACAACTATATTTGATCTTTCTCCTGTGCCCCTCACTGACCATAACCACCGGCTCTTCTCTGAAAGGGTCGTTGGGGTCCTCTCCGGTTTCAAGGACTCCGTAAGGGCAGGCCTTTTCACAATCCCCGCACCCGTCGCAGAGGTCGGTGTCAATAATGATGAAATATTCGCCCGACCCGTCCTTATATCCATAATGGGCAATCATGCCGACCTCCTCCAGACGCCGATGCGCCGGCGTTTATTTCTTGCGTGCCTTTTCGACCAGGGCTTTTCCAAAAAGAGCGCCGCCAATGGCGCCGGCAATCTGCGTATCCAGTTCGGTCTTCAAAGTCTCTAAACCGAGTTCTTTTTCCAGCCTTTTAATGACTCCAATGTTTTTGGCAATGCCGCCGGTTATGGCAAAATCCTTTTCAACACCGACCCTTTCCAAAAGGGTTACGATTCGATGGGCCATGGCCAAACAATAAGCGGCTATCACCTTTTTTTTGGGCCAGCCTTGCCTTAAGAGACCTGAAGCCTCGGATTTTGCAAAAACCACGCAGGTGCTCGAAACAGGTTCAGGCTCCTCTTCCACCTCAAAAGACTGATCCCCGATCTCATTTATGGGAACATTGAGCAGATCGGCAAAAACCTCCATGCCCCGGCCCGTACCGGCCGCGCATTTATCGTTCATGAGAAAATCCAGCACCTTACCCCTATGGTCGCAATGAATGGCCTTACAGTCCTGACCGCCCATGTCCATGA contains these protein-coding regions:
- a CDS encoding FAD-dependent oxidoreductase, with product MNDLSITINNTRVQVQQGDSILLAAQRLGIYIPSLCSHPDLPPSRSLKPVDKIYQGSQAFENERPNESFQGCRLCLVELEKDGEIVQACDTIVQNGMSILTDTERVKEIRENNLMSIMAKHPHACLTCAQREGCTRETCSINVPVEERCCDKFGNCELQKVAEYIGIKAETPRWAPTSMPVLDQDPLFARDYNLCIGCTRCVRVCGDLRGVEALGAVLNSEGEVIVGTSASTLAQSGCKFCTACVEVCPTGALMDKGLPAGKKNEVLVPCVAACPAGIDIPAYVRLIKQGKFTEAAKVIREKVPFPNVLGAICAHPCEEVCRRGSVNEPVAICALKRFTLENETGFGKDKRSKPDSTGNKAAVIGSGPAGLTAAFYLQNKGHQVTVFEAQSELGGMMLFGIPRYRLPKDILARDIEAIIKTGIEVRVNTSVGSDLTWADLQQSGFNAVFISVGAQVSQRLAIEGLELDGVRWAIEFLKEVNLGRPMELKGEVVVIGGGNTAIDAAMTALRLGATSARLICLESREEMPAHSWECDDALAEGVVFHNSWGLKRLLGKDGRVTGLELKKCTSVFDKKGRFAPVYDEAETRTVEADTVLMAIGQTTELAFLDEPGIKLDYQGMIQVDPDTMQTNESSVFAGGDVTRVPGSVIDAVAAGRRAASSIDRYLGGDGVIDEVFFERVGSQPKLGREDDFAIWPRVKSPYLSAEARSSSFDRIDLGFNKEMAVEEAGRCLSCDLRLAIQSAPLPPEKWHVFDKEGINEVPDMEGVYLLADEEKQIFSIKGVLNLRSALEEELLADSRACFFQFEKDKMYTKRETEYMQIYGLAAGGDDLDDLF
- a CDS encoding 4Fe-4S binding protein is translated as MIAHYGYKDGSGEYFIIIDTDLCDGCGDCEKACPYGVLETGEDPNDPFREEPVVMVSEGHRRKIKYSCSPCKPVSDRPVLPCIEACKPGALRHSW